From Carassius gibelio isolate Cgi1373 ecotype wild population from Czech Republic chromosome B21, carGib1.2-hapl.c, whole genome shotgun sequence, the proteins below share one genomic window:
- the LOC127985986 gene encoding uncharacterized protein LOC127985986 isoform X2, producing MTSTIVDGVWRSHAVLDESEPDSSPEAPQKFKKMRSSSSLNSLRMSLRKRLPLKPVQSNANISETPTWESLQMNQKTSAVHKMTRSAKNSIGSVYQRFQRSRQSRQECLVMTPGGTSDGEERDCLGTSKTPKRSAVRTTVTPRRTPRSTSKRTPRRACTPEASNSTVRTVKTMGTRRQLVRMAALRSPFASPNTMNRRRQFDKDLDCVSKGLRRLKRLSQAFDDAFGKDHRRFRECLME from the exons ATGACGTCCACGATTGTTGACGGGGTCTGGAGGTCGCATGCAGTCCTTGATGAATCAGAACCGGACAGTTCGCCGGAAGCGCCACAGAAGTTTAAGAAGATGCGCTCCTCCAGTTCGCTGAACTCATTGAGAATGTCTCTGCGCAAGCGACTGCCATTGAAACCAGTGCAATCCAACGCGAACATCTCTGAGACCCCCACATGGGAGTCGCTACAGATGAACCAAAAGACTAGTGCTGTCCACAAAATGACCCGCAGTGCCAAAAACTCCATTGGAAGTGTCTATCAG AGGTTTCAAAGGAGCAGACAGTCACGGCAGGAGTGTCTGGTCATGACTCCTGGTGGAACGTCAGATGGTGAGGAACGTGATTGCTTAGGGACATCAAAAACCCCAAAACGATCTGCTGTTCGTACTACCGTCACCCCCAGGCGAACTCCAAGGTCAACCAGCAAGCGGACTCCTCGAAGGGCCTGTACCCCGGAAGCCAGTAACTCTACAGTTAGGACTGTGAAGACCATGGGCACCAGGAGGCAGCTGGTGCGAATGGCTGCACTCAGAAGCCCTTTTGCATCACCCAACACAATGAACAGAAGGAG gcaatttgataaggATCTGGATTGTGTATCCAAAGGCCTCCGGAGACTGAAGCGTCTCTCTCAAGCCTTTGATGATGCGTTTGGGAAAGATCATCG CAGATTCAGGGAGTGTCTTATGGAGTAA